One Paraburkholderia flagellata genomic window carries:
- a CDS encoding aminotransferase class V-fold PLP-dependent enzyme, which translates to MTHLADSDRSGWLLYHSVGMFPGQEDAVRAALDTFASSWCRPDLKRWDYGLEARRQVLDQWATLVNAPAHAVFASENVTDAFARFVGALGRGRLAGRRVLIAGDCFPSLHYMLRGLEPVLGFTLDTVPLAPGAAYVTDDEFIAHWQEDVALAIVTWVTSTSSKRADVARLARHGRAQGSLIAVDITQGAGILDFDVTQPAVDFVATTTLKWLCGAPGTGLAYLDPKLIDGEMKPLVQGWFSQPDPFNWDLSRFALAPDARRFDGGTPSFLPFVASSPGLAWRLSPAAAGMREHNLALSRQLIALADAKGYRVRSPREDAQRGGSVMAELPAYVDPQELEVTLAKQGVLVDTRGSTVRMSPGMLTSHDVLDTLSALLPEA; encoded by the coding sequence ATGACTCATCTCGCCGATTCCGATCGCTCTGGGTGGCTGCTTTACCACTCGGTCGGTATGTTTCCGGGGCAGGAGGACGCCGTTCGCGCCGCGCTCGACACCTTTGCGTCCAGCTGGTGCCGCCCCGACCTCAAACGATGGGACTACGGTCTCGAAGCGCGCCGTCAGGTGCTCGATCAATGGGCCACGTTGGTCAACGCTCCGGCCCATGCCGTCTTCGCCTCTGAGAACGTCACGGATGCGTTCGCGCGTTTTGTCGGCGCGCTCGGTCGCGGGCGTCTGGCCGGCCGTCGCGTGCTGATCGCCGGGGATTGCTTCCCGAGCCTGCACTACATGTTGCGCGGGCTCGAACCCGTGCTCGGCTTCACGCTCGATACGGTGCCGCTCGCGCCGGGCGCCGCCTATGTGACCGACGACGAATTCATCGCCCATTGGCAGGAAGACGTGGCGCTGGCGATCGTCACCTGGGTTACGTCGACCTCTTCGAAGCGAGCGGATGTTGCGCGCCTCGCCAGGCACGGCCGCGCGCAAGGCAGCCTGATTGCGGTCGACATCACGCAGGGCGCAGGCATTCTCGATTTCGACGTCACGCAGCCAGCTGTCGATTTTGTCGCGACCACGACGCTCAAATGGTTGTGCGGCGCGCCGGGTACCGGGCTCGCGTATCTGGACCCGAAGCTGATCGACGGCGAGATGAAGCCGCTCGTCCAAGGCTGGTTCAGCCAGCCCGATCCCTTCAACTGGGACCTCTCGCGCTTTGCACTGGCCCCGGATGCGCGGCGTTTCGACGGCGGCACGCCATCGTTCTTGCCGTTCGTCGCGTCGAGCCCAGGACTCGCGTGGCGACTCTCGCCTGCGGCGGCCGGCATGCGTGAGCACAATCTCGCGCTGTCGCGCCAGTTGATTGCGCTCGCCGACGCAAAGGGATACCGCGTGCGATCGCCGCGCGAGGATGCGCAGCGCGGCGGCAGCGTGATGGCAGAACTGCCGGCATACGTCGATCCGCAAGAACTGGAGGTCACTCTGGCGAAGCAGGGCGTTCTCGTGGATACACGGGGCAGCACGGTGCGCATGTCGCCGGGCATGCTGACCAGTCATGACGTGCTCGACACCTTGTCTGCGTTGCTCCCGGAAGCCTGA
- a CDS encoding porin, translating into MQRKLHAAIATLGIGLTGTAFAQSSVTLYGIVDQSIRFTNNSDAANDNQVQLTNGAITNSRWGLKGDEDLGGGVKAVFRLESGFDPQTGKLNQGGRLFGRYAYVGLSSNLGTFTLGRQGTEAFNFFGDFDPLTVGNYTANSWPFFMTVGRIDSAATYAGQFGGLHLGATYGFGQQPGSLSKNSSWSVRASYDLGPASFGGTYQETRDLSNNIQRMWGLGAKYSAGPATLFAGYLGGQDGTGTVDESLNDPSRTVATGSFSANQRRDMTLYTGATYQATPALALTGAFYYDDMHNLNGFAGNNGERYTGVLLAEYSLSKATQVYGTVDYNHVSGGAYTELPGKNNQTGVAVGMRHMF; encoded by the coding sequence ATGCAACGCAAACTCCACGCCGCGATAGCCACCCTTGGGATCGGATTGACGGGCACTGCCTTCGCGCAAAGCTCCGTTACGCTGTATGGCATCGTGGACCAGAGCATTCGCTTCACGAATAACTCGGATGCGGCAAACGACAACCAGGTGCAGTTGACCAACGGTGCGATCACCAATAGCCGCTGGGGTTTGAAGGGAGACGAAGATTTGGGTGGCGGGGTAAAGGCAGTGTTCCGCCTCGAAAGCGGCTTCGATCCGCAAACCGGCAAGCTCAATCAGGGGGGACGGCTCTTCGGCCGCTATGCATACGTAGGTTTGTCCAGCAATCTCGGCACCTTCACGCTCGGCCGCCAGGGAACGGAGGCATTCAACTTCTTCGGCGACTTCGATCCCTTGACTGTCGGTAACTACACCGCGAACTCATGGCCCTTCTTCATGACGGTCGGCCGTATCGACAGCGCCGCGACCTATGCGGGGCAGTTCGGCGGCCTGCATCTCGGCGCGACCTACGGGTTCGGCCAGCAACCCGGCAGCCTGAGCAAGAACTCGTCCTGGAGTGTGCGCGCGTCATACGACCTCGGTCCGGCGAGCTTTGGCGGTACATATCAGGAAACGCGCGACCTCAGCAACAACATCCAGCGCATGTGGGGTCTCGGCGCGAAGTATTCGGCCGGCCCGGCCACGTTGTTCGCCGGGTATCTGGGTGGGCAAGACGGCACTGGGACGGTCGACGAGTCGCTCAACGATCCGAGCCGCACAGTTGCAACCGGCTCGTTTTCCGCCAACCAGCGTCGCGACATGACGCTCTATACGGGCGCGACTTATCAGGCCACGCCGGCGCTGGCGCTCACGGGCGCGTTCTACTACGACGACATGCACAACCTCAACGGTTTCGCCGGCAACAACGGCGAGCGTTATACAGGCGTGCTGCTTGCCGAGTATTCGCTGTCGAAGGCCACGCAGGTCTACGGTACCGTCGACTACAACCACGTCTCGGGCGGTGCATATACCGAACTGCCGGGCAAGAACAACCAGACCGGCGTCGCTGTGGGCATGCGCCACATGTTCTGA
- a CDS encoding pyridoxal phosphate-dependent aminotransferase translates to MDAMNITRRTIAEMPDSPIIDVWRLGIGRGDVIGLWAGESDLPTPQAFCDAASRALAAGKTFYSPNRGILELRDAIRAYYNRLCGIHVEDERIAVTCGGMNAVMLVAQAIVEPGDNVVCVTPSWPNILRAVTIAGGDVRSVPLDYSDDGWHLDLQRLIDACDTRTKAIYYASPGNPTGWMMERDQQRQLLEFARSRGIAILADEVYQRIVYDRPYAPSLLEIASPEDPVFVINSFSKAWLMTGWRMGWLVYPRSMLDTFEKLVQFNTSGGQAFLQAGAAAALNEGEAVVEAFVSRCRGGRQIALDRLHAFEGLHVVPASASFYLMFSIDGVTDTLEFCRRAVHEAGVGLAPGIAFGRESAHQIRLCYARSDASLIEALDRLSPLLRDRH, encoded by the coding sequence ATGGATGCGATGAATATCACGAGACGAACGATCGCAGAGATGCCGGATTCGCCCATCATCGACGTCTGGCGTTTGGGAATCGGCCGAGGTGACGTCATAGGTTTATGGGCGGGCGAGAGTGACCTGCCGACGCCGCAGGCGTTTTGTGACGCGGCCAGCCGCGCGCTGGCAGCCGGAAAGACCTTCTATTCGCCTAATCGCGGCATTCTTGAACTGCGAGACGCGATTCGCGCGTACTACAACCGGTTGTGCGGAATACACGTCGAAGACGAGCGAATCGCCGTCACGTGCGGCGGCATGAATGCAGTCATGCTTGTCGCGCAAGCGATCGTCGAGCCGGGCGACAACGTCGTGTGCGTGACGCCGTCGTGGCCCAATATTCTGCGCGCCGTCACGATTGCCGGCGGCGATGTTCGTAGCGTGCCGCTCGACTACAGCGATGATGGATGGCATCTAGACCTGCAGCGGCTGATCGACGCTTGCGACACACGCACGAAGGCAATCTACTACGCCTCACCGGGCAACCCGACGGGCTGGATGATGGAACGCGACCAGCAGCGGCAACTGCTCGAATTCGCGCGTTCGCGCGGTATCGCGATCCTTGCCGATGAGGTGTACCAGCGCATTGTCTATGACCGCCCTTATGCGCCGTCGCTGCTGGAAATTGCCTCGCCCGAAGACCCGGTTTTTGTGATCAACAGCTTTTCCAAAGCGTGGCTCATGACCGGCTGGCGCATGGGCTGGCTCGTGTACCCGCGCTCGATGCTCGATACCTTCGAGAAACTGGTCCAGTTCAACACTAGCGGCGGCCAGGCGTTTCTGCAGGCAGGGGCCGCAGCGGCACTCAACGAGGGCGAGGCAGTCGTCGAGGCGTTCGTCTCGCGCTGCCGCGGCGGCCGGCAGATCGCGCTCGATCGTCTGCACGCTTTCGAAGGTCTGCACGTGGTGCCCGCCAGTGCTTCGTTCTATCTCATGTTCAGTATCGATGGTGTCACCGACACGCTCGAGTTTTGTCGGCGCGCCGTGCACGAAGCCGGCGTAGGGCTTGCGCCGGGCATCGCGTTCGGGCGGGAGTCGGCGCACCAGATCCGCCTGTGCTACGCGCGCAGCGACGCCAGCCTGATCGAAGCCCTGGATCGACTCAGTCCACTGTTGCGTGACCGGCACTAG
- a CDS encoding HpcH/HpaI aldolase family protein produces the protein MFFPRKKLNPVYVLYEQSQRGGKPWRRRKSMLFRSLKPLLTCDAPLHLIWLALGSVPVMEFAARAKPGALVLDLQHGLWERGTLESAIGAVGARLPVIARCAENSNSAIAQALDAGAASVLVPLVETADDARRAVLAGRYPPMGRRSAGGVRPLLAGLEAMRAADREVAIGLMIETAEGVENVEDIAAIEGVDYLFIGTGDLAFSRGTSDSQVISRDCERVLRAATANGLPCGIFTGNARAVHQAVESGYRIVVCANDIDVVKEGFLATREEACRSLHDRSLSF, from the coding sequence ATGTTCTTTCCACGCAAGAAACTGAATCCAGTTTATGTATTGTATGAACAATCGCAACGTGGCGGAAAACCCTGGAGGAGGCGTAAATCAATGCTCTTTCGCTCGCTGAAGCCGCTCCTGACCTGTGATGCGCCCCTTCATTTGATCTGGCTGGCGCTTGGGAGCGTACCGGTGATGGAGTTCGCCGCACGTGCGAAACCTGGCGCCCTCGTTCTCGATCTCCAGCACGGCTTGTGGGAACGCGGCACGCTTGAATCGGCAATTGGCGCTGTTGGTGCGCGGCTCCCGGTGATTGCCCGCTGCGCGGAGAATTCGAACAGCGCCATCGCGCAGGCGCTCGACGCAGGCGCCGCTTCAGTGCTGGTGCCGCTCGTTGAAACCGCGGACGACGCGCGCAGGGCCGTGCTCGCGGGCCGTTACCCGCCAATGGGAAGGCGTTCTGCCGGCGGCGTGCGGCCGTTGCTGGCGGGTCTCGAAGCGATGCGAGCCGCCGATCGCGAGGTGGCCATTGGACTGATGATCGAAACGGCCGAGGGAGTCGAAAACGTTGAAGACATCGCCGCAATTGAGGGCGTCGATTATCTGTTCATCGGTACTGGCGATCTTGCCTTTTCGCGCGGCACCAGCGATAGCCAGGTAATCAGCCGCGACTGCGAGCGCGTGCTGCGTGCCGCCACGGCAAATGGTTTGCCGTGCGGCATCTTCACTGGCAACGCACGTGCAGTACATCAGGCGGTCGAGAGCGGATACCGGATAGTCGTGTGCGCCAATGACATTGACGTGGTCAAGGAAGGTTTCCTTGCGACGCGAGAAGAAGCGTGCCGTTCGTTGCACGACCGAAGCCTTTCATTTTGA
- a CDS encoding GntR family transcriptional regulator has protein sequence MTTLVEKIAKAPTRTALKQTTLTETIYQEVRARLQRGDIGTTERILDYEIADEFGCTRMPVRQALVRLVNEGYLVGTTRGFVMPRLTNDDVHEIFEVRRLLEPSAAAGATTALTDEQHAALKRAYQKAVRACEKQDRAAMITANVEFRDVWLSAVQNRRLQDTIRRFAEHAQQVRSLTLTDASTQKIALAGLHDLLESFLARDSKRARTIMLEFILNAEQRYFVLVDGQDQ, from the coding sequence ATGACGACACTGGTTGAAAAGATTGCAAAAGCGCCCACCAGAACTGCGCTCAAACAGACGACGCTGACTGAGACGATCTACCAGGAGGTCCGCGCCCGACTGCAGCGCGGAGATATTGGGACGACCGAGCGCATTCTCGACTATGAAATTGCCGACGAATTCGGCTGCACGCGCATGCCCGTTCGCCAGGCGCTTGTCCGACTGGTCAACGAGGGATACCTGGTCGGCACAACGCGCGGCTTTGTCATGCCCAGACTCACGAACGACGACGTTCATGAGATTTTTGAAGTCCGCAGACTGCTCGAACCGAGCGCGGCTGCTGGCGCAACGACAGCGCTAACGGACGAACAGCACGCCGCGTTGAAGCGTGCCTACCAGAAAGCCGTGCGAGCTTGCGAAAAGCAGGACCGCGCTGCGATGATTACCGCCAACGTGGAATTTCGCGATGTTTGGCTCTCGGCCGTACAGAACCGTCGGCTGCAGGACACGATCAGACGTTTTGCGGAACACGCGCAACAAGTCAGATCGCTCACGCTGACCGACGCGTCAACCCAGAAGATCGCATTGGCCGGACTGCATGACTTGCTGGAAAGCTTCCTCGCGCGCGATTCGAAGCGTGCAAGAACCATCATGCTCGAATTCATTCTCAACGCTGAGCAGCGCTATTTCGTCCTGGTGGACGGCCAGGACCAGTGA
- a CDS encoding YitT family protein, translating to MNKAILEQGTWWRTGFETAFVILGSAVIALNYYVLLQPNQILPPGLGGLLAFASRQFALPFDIVYFAVNIPLFLVGFRVVGLRFLMLSLAGTLAMSVFLKLFSAVPGIHGLVLGTLVGGLLNGAAIAVILMCRGSTGGMDIVCVVLSRRYPRFSIGQFSFLLNTSVILISGAFLGWASMLATLIAIFLAGKGVDWVMAMGRPLAAR from the coding sequence ATGAATAAGGCGATCCTGGAACAAGGAACCTGGTGGCGAACGGGATTCGAAACAGCTTTCGTGATACTCGGCTCGGCCGTTATCGCCCTGAACTACTACGTGTTGCTGCAGCCGAACCAGATTCTGCCTCCCGGTCTCGGCGGTCTGCTGGCGTTCGCGTCGCGTCAATTTGCCCTTCCATTCGACATTGTCTATTTCGCGGTCAATATCCCTCTGTTTCTGGTTGGATTCCGCGTAGTCGGCTTACGTTTCCTGATGCTGAGCCTGGCAGGAACCCTGGCCATGTCAGTTTTTCTCAAGCTGTTCAGCGCGGTGCCGGGCATTCATGGGCTCGTGCTCGGAACCTTGGTCGGCGGCTTGTTGAACGGGGCCGCCATCGCCGTCATTCTGATGTGCCGGGGATCCACTGGCGGAATGGATATCGTCTGCGTGGTGCTATCTCGTAGGTACCCACGTTTTAGCATTGGCCAGTTTTCATTTCTCTTGAACACGTCTGTGATCCTGATTTCCGGGGCATTTCTTGGCTGGGCAAGTATGCTGGCCACCCTGATCGCGATCTTCCTCGCAGGCAAGGGGGTCGATTGGGTGATGGCTATGGGAAGGCCGCTGGCAGCCCGGTGA